From the Candidatus Obscuribacterales bacterium genome, one window contains:
- a CDS encoding PhoH family protein — protein MKKVFVLDTNVLLHDPSAMLRFEDNDVVLPITIIEELDRFKKQPEMTGRNARQVSRNLDALRQQGHLTDGIPLENGGHLRVALCHRETLEALPPELEGDQADNAILAVALEMKRQCDCPVILVSKDTNLRIKADALDLRSEDYETDKVDVDDLYTGMAEVMVSAEVIDQLYREGTIALDAKLLPNQAITLVDETNPSHTALGLVDGLTGQITPLPKFPYAGISRIHARNREQKFAFELLLRDSVPLVTLVGKAGTGKTLLAIAAGLHKVADERLYSRLLISRPIVPMGKDLGYLPGDVNEKLTPWMRPLYDNFDLIFGNPSSVDKPGHWRHGYEELSDRGLLQIEALAYIRGRSIPQQYFIIDEAQNLTPHEVKTILTRAGEGTKIVLTGDIDQIDNPYVDAASNGLTYVVERFKNNPLAGHITLYKGERSKLAEEASILL, from the coding sequence ATGAAAAAAGTCTTTGTTCTCGACACCAATGTATTGCTCCATGATCCAAGTGCGATGCTGAGGTTTGAGGATAATGACGTAGTCTTACCGATCACTATCATTGAGGAACTGGATCGCTTCAAGAAACAGCCAGAAATGACCGGGCGCAACGCCCGCCAAGTGTCTCGCAACCTCGACGCCCTGCGCCAGCAAGGCCATTTAACGGACGGCATTCCCCTAGAGAATGGCGGTCATTTGCGTGTGGCCCTATGCCATCGAGAAACCTTAGAGGCCCTGCCGCCCGAGTTGGAAGGCGATCAGGCGGATAATGCCATCTTAGCCGTGGCCCTAGAGATGAAGCGCCAGTGTGATTGCCCCGTCATTCTGGTGAGTAAAGATACCAACCTACGAATTAAGGCCGATGCCCTAGATCTGCGATCGGAAGACTACGAAACCGATAAGGTAGACGTTGACGACCTCTACACCGGCATGGCGGAGGTGATGGTGTCTGCGGAGGTGATTGACCAACTCTATCGCGAAGGAACGATCGCCCTTGATGCCAAGCTGTTACCCAACCAAGCGATTACCTTAGTCGATGAAACCAATCCCTCCCATACAGCCCTAGGTTTGGTGGATGGGTTAACCGGTCAGATTACCCCCCTGCCCAAATTTCCCTACGCGGGCATTTCGCGCATCCATGCCCGCAACCGTGAACAAAAGTTTGCCTTCGAGCTGCTGCTGCGAGATTCGGTTCCCTTGGTGACCCTGGTGGGCAAAGCTGGCACCGGCAAAACTCTCTTGGCGATCGCTGCCGGTTTACACAAAGTAGCTGATGAACGCCTCTACAGTCGGCTCTTAATTTCCCGCCCCATCGTACCTATGGGCAAAGACTTGGGCTATCTACCGGGCGATGTCAATGAAAAACTCACCCCTTGGATGCGTCCCCTCTACGATAATTTTGACCTGATTTTTGGCAACCCCAGCTCCGTGGATAAGCCCGGCCATTGGCGGCATGGCTATGAAGAACTCAGCGATCGCGGCCTCTTGCAAATTGAAGCCCTCGCCTACATTCGCGGACGCAGCATTCCCCAGCAATACTTCATCATCGACGAAGCCCAGAACCTCACGCCCCACGAGGTGAAAACCATCCTGACGCGGGCAGGTGAGGGCACCAAAATTGTGCTCACCGGCGACATTGACCAGATCGACAATCCCTACGTAGACGCCGCGAGTAACGGCCTAACCTATGTAGTAGAACGGTTCAAAAACAACCCCCTAGCCGGCCACATTACCCTGTATAAAGGTGAGCGATCGAAGCTAGCCGAAGAAGCCTCAATTTTGCTTTAG